The proteins below come from a single Juglans regia cultivar Chandler chromosome 12, Walnut 2.0, whole genome shotgun sequence genomic window:
- the LOC108980812 gene encoding endochitinase EP3-like, which produces MAALGLKKNLLTLIPVVILALVLVPGKVKGQNSVADIVTDDFFNGILNQASGDCPGKSFYTRAAFLSALSSYDQFGSGSADESKREVAAFFANVAHETGSLCYIEEINGASQDYCDETYTQYPCNPDKKYYGRGPLQLTWNYNYGAAGNSIGFDGLNSPETVATDPVISFKTALWFWMTNVHQVLNQGFGATIRAINGAIECNGGNPGAVQSRIQYYTQYCNQLGVAPGDNLSC; this is translated from the exons ATGGCTGCACTCGGCTTGAAAAAGAATCTACTAACCCTCATTCCAGTTGTAATCTTAGCACTAGTACTTGTCCCCGGCAAAGTGAAGGGTCAAAATTCGGTGGCCGATATTGTGACGGATGATTTCTTTAATGGGATACTGAATCAGGCGAGTGGAGATTGTCCAGGAAAGAGCTTCTACACAAGAGCTGCCTTCCTTAGTGCTCTTAGCTCGTATGATCAATTCGGGTCTGGTTCTGCTGACGAGTCCAAGCGTGAGGTTGCTGCTTTCTTCGCTAATGTTGCACATGAGACAGGAT CTTTGTGCTACATAGAAGAGATAAACGGTGCTTCGCAAGACTACTGTGATGAGACCTATACACAGTATCCATGCAACCCTGATAAGAAATACTATGGTCGTGGACCACTTCAGTTAACTTGGAATTACAACTATGGAGCTGCTGGAAATAGCATTGGATTTGATGGATTAAACTCCCCTGAAACTGTAGCCACAGACCCTGTTATTTCATTTAAGACAGCCTTATGGTTTTGGATGACCAATGTTCACCAAGTCCTAAACCAAGGGTTTGGTGCAACCATTCGAGCCATTAACGGTGCAATTGAATGCAATGGTGGGAACCCTGGTGCTGTCCAATCTCGTATCCAATATTACACTCAATATTGCAACCAACTCGGTGTTGCTCCCGGTGATAATCTCAGTTGCTAG